A DNA window from Pseudomonas wuhanensis contains the following coding sequences:
- a CDS encoding transporter substrate-binding domain-containing protein, with amino-acid sequence MHMLLLAVALSLLTQLPAAMADEPQRLHLLGRSTVEGFQVKLDERDWQWLRNKRVLRLGVTGPDYPPFEVTRHRDELEGITADYAALLGKLLHVKIDVLRYATREAAMDALKRHELDLLGTSNNFEAADPALISSRAYAEDQPMLVTRMDERMPADLAGKRIAMVEDYLPTQTVEDFYPEATLHRFASVLDAIGAVAFGQADVFLGDFISANYLINNNYLNNVRLAGPSGLDANPFGFALAADNPRLKGIIDKALAAIPMDQRAGIELRWSAGRAAMVGQQQVRLSASEQRWLERHPTVRVGVIDNFAPLTFYDAQGRLSGLTAQLLTLISQRSGLTFQMQRGQSLDRQIEQLQDGEIDLLPVITPSTKREETLLFTRAYLSNPFVLVTAATAGSPGTLDDLAGKRLAIYRGHPLFEFMQAQAPQVRLVEVQSPAEGMEWVIKGRADAALSSLIVARYLIARHYRDRLRISSTVGDQPARIALATHRSALELHSILNKALLSISPQEMDDLVARWSHDVVLDDSYWLRHRRGILQAFAVAGALLLLALGWIAWQRRQIRQRQQWLQQLQDAKNEADDANRAKTTFLATMSHEIRTPMNALIGMLELALKRADEGVTDRPAIEVAFSAAQQLLALIGDILDIARIESGHLSLAPERTNLRALVASVCRVFEGLARQKELAWRIDLDERSDCEVLIDPIRFKQVLSNLLSNAIKFTRDGEVSLTLRVTPVTAEHLAVSVRIEDTGIGISAVDRQRLFSPFIQADNGRQSARSGSGLGLVISRTLCEMMGGRLQLDSVLGQGTQVDINLELIALQPLPSSELVDSGLQAPTQPLTILVVDDHPINRLLLSWQLCDLGHHVMQAADGERGLELWREHEFDLVVTDCNMPRLSGYELAGAIRDEERAQGLPSTLILGFTANAQPEEKVRCLEAGMDDCLFKPILLADLSAWLAARFASEAPATLEEQPMPEMDLSGLEQYVGADRTLLDHLVRELAMTNRSDRTHLLEAHASGNRPGLQDLAHRIKGSARMVRAVRLIEHCEQLERVIDEGNTVLLDEAVDRLQHAMSSLDKHLNQG; translated from the coding sequence ATGCACATGCTTCTGTTGGCCGTGGCTCTGAGCCTTTTAACGCAATTGCCTGCGGCGATGGCCGACGAGCCACAGCGGTTGCATTTGCTGGGGCGCTCCACGGTGGAGGGTTTTCAGGTCAAGCTGGATGAAAGGGACTGGCAATGGCTACGCAATAAACGGGTCTTGCGCCTCGGGGTGACGGGGCCGGACTACCCGCCCTTCGAAGTGACGCGCCACCGCGATGAGCTGGAGGGCATCACGGCCGATTACGCCGCGCTGCTGGGGAAACTGCTGCACGTCAAGATCGACGTGCTGCGTTATGCCACTCGTGAAGCCGCCATGGACGCCCTCAAACGCCATGAGCTGGATCTGCTCGGCACATCGAACAACTTCGAGGCCGCCGACCCCGCGCTGATCAGTTCCCGAGCCTACGCCGAAGATCAGCCGATGCTGGTCACCCGCATGGACGAGCGAATGCCCGCCGACCTTGCCGGCAAACGTATCGCCATGGTCGAAGACTATCTGCCGACGCAGACCGTTGAAGATTTTTATCCCGAGGCGACCTTGCACCGCTTCGCCTCGGTACTCGACGCGATCGGGGCCGTGGCGTTCGGGCAGGCCGACGTGTTTTTGGGCGACTTCATCAGCGCCAATTACCTGATCAACAACAACTACCTCAATAACGTTCGTCTGGCGGGGCCTTCCGGTCTGGATGCCAACCCGTTCGGCTTCGCTTTGGCGGCGGACAATCCGCGTCTCAAAGGCATCATCGACAAGGCGCTGGCGGCCATCCCCATGGATCAGCGCGCGGGCATCGAGTTGCGTTGGAGTGCCGGGCGGGCCGCTATGGTGGGGCAACAGCAGGTGCGTTTGAGTGCCAGCGAACAACGCTGGCTGGAGCGGCATCCCACGGTCAGGGTCGGTGTGATCGATAACTTTGCCCCGCTGACGTTCTACGATGCCCAAGGCCGGCTCAGTGGGTTGACGGCACAGTTGCTGACGTTGATCAGCCAGCGCAGCGGTTTGACCTTTCAGATGCAACGCGGCCAATCACTGGACCGGCAAATCGAGCAACTCCAGGACGGCGAGATCGACCTGTTGCCGGTGATCACCCCCAGTACCAAGCGTGAAGAGACGTTGCTGTTTACCCGTGCCTACCTCAGTAACCCCTTCGTGCTGGTCACAGCAGCGACGGCGGGCAGCCCCGGGACGCTGGACGATCTGGCCGGCAAGCGCCTGGCGATTTATCGCGGTCATCCGTTGTTCGAATTCATGCAAGCCCAGGCGCCACAGGTGCGTCTGGTCGAGGTGCAAAGCCCGGCGGAGGGCATGGAGTGGGTGATCAAGGGCCGGGCCGATGCGGCGCTCAGTTCATTGATCGTCGCCCGTTACCTGATCGCCCGGCATTACCGTGATCGTCTGCGCATCAGCAGCACCGTGGGCGATCAACCCGCCCGTATCGCCTTGGCCACTCACCGCAGCGCGCTGGAGTTGCACTCGATTCTGAACAAGGCGTTGCTGAGCATTTCACCTCAGGAAATGGACGATCTGGTGGCCCGCTGGAGTCATGATGTGGTGCTGGATGACAGCTATTGGCTGCGCCATCGTCGGGGCATTCTTCAGGCGTTTGCCGTGGCAGGCGCCTTGCTGTTGCTCGCCCTCGGCTGGATCGCCTGGCAGCGCCGACAAATCCGTCAGCGCCAGCAGTGGTTGCAGCAATTGCAGGATGCCAAGAACGAGGCGGACGATGCCAACCGCGCCAAAACCACTTTTCTGGCGACCATGAGTCATGAGATCCGCACCCCGATGAACGCCCTGATCGGCATGCTTGAATTGGCCCTGAAACGTGCGGACGAGGGTGTCACTGACCGTCCCGCCATTGAGGTGGCGTTCAGTGCCGCCCAACAATTGCTGGCGCTGATCGGTGACATTCTGGACATCGCGCGTATCGAGTCCGGGCATTTATCCCTGGCCCCTGAACGGACCAATCTGCGGGCGCTGGTGGCATCGGTGTGTCGGGTTTTCGAAGGCCTGGCACGACAGAAAGAGCTGGCGTGGCGGATTGATCTGGACGAACGCAGCGATTGCGAGGTGTTGATCGACCCCATCCGCTTCAAGCAGGTGCTGTCCAATTTGCTGAGCAATGCCATCAAGTTCACCCGTGACGGCGAGGTGAGCCTGACGCTGCGGGTGACGCCCGTGACGGCGGAGCATCTGGCGGTCAGTGTGCGCATTGAAGACACCGGTATTGGCATCAGCGCCGTTGATCGGCAACGATTGTTCAGCCCGTTCATACAGGCTGATAACGGCCGGCAGTCAGCTCGAAGCGGTTCTGGCCTGGGGTTGGTGATCAGTCGCACCCTGTGCGAAATGATGGGCGGCCGGTTGCAACTCGACAGTGTCCTTGGACAAGGCACACAGGTCGACATCAACCTTGAGCTGATCGCATTGCAACCGTTGCCTTCCAGCGAGTTGGTGGATAGCGGGTTGCAGGCGCCGACGCAGCCACTGACGATTCTGGTGGTCGACGATCACCCGATTAATCGGCTGTTATTGTCATGGCAACTGTGTGATCTGGGGCATCACGTTATGCAGGCTGCGGATGGCGAGCGAGGACTTGAGCTGTGGCGCGAACATGAGTTCGATCTGGTGGTTACCGACTGCAATATGCCGAGGCTCAGTGGTTATGAGCTGGCGGGTGCAATCCGCGATGAAGAGCGCGCCCAAGGATTACCGTCGACGCTGATTCTGGGCTTCACCGCCAATGCGCAGCCCGAGGAAAAAGTCCGCTGCCTGGAGGCCGGTATGGACGATTGCCTGTTCAAACCCATCCTGCTGGCGGATTTGAGTGCATGGCTGGCCGCAAGGTTTGCGAGCGAAGCGCCAGCGACACTCGAAGAGCAACCCATGCCCGAGATGGACTTGAGTGGCCTGGAGCAGTACGTCGGTGCGGATCGCACGCTGCTTGATCACCTTGTACGCGAACTGGCGATGACTAACCGCAGTGATCGGACCCATCTGCTCGAGGCGCACGCCAGTGGCAATCGCCCGGGTCTGCAAGACTTGGCGCACCGCATCAAGGGTAGTGCGCGTATGGTCCGGGCGGTGCGTTTGATCGAGCATTGCGAGCAACTGGAGCGTGTCATCGATGAGGGGAACACGGTGCTGCTCGACGAAGCCGTCGATCGGTTGCAGCACGCTATGTCATCGCTGGACAAACACTTGAACCAAGGCTGA
- a CDS encoding DUF4398 domain-containing protein, protein MTIERVFCRARVSACLLIMTGALSACASAPIPEQQISLSRDALNRAVAAEATQYAPLEMKSAQDKTLLMERALGEKNYAQATTLAEQIEADANLAERKARALKWQRQLTDARNGIQVLKQEMLQDPATSFNPPSSAQ, encoded by the coding sequence ATGACTATTGAACGTGTGTTTTGCCGTGCGCGTGTTTCGGCTTGCCTGTTGATCATGACCGGGGCCTTGAGTGCCTGCGCCAGTGCGCCTATTCCCGAGCAGCAGATTTCGTTGTCCAGGGATGCGCTGAATCGCGCGGTGGCTGCCGAGGCAACGCAATATGCGCCGCTGGAAATGAAGTCCGCCCAAGATAAAACCCTGCTGATGGAACGAGCCCTCGGTGAGAAAAACTATGCGCAGGCCACGACCTTGGCCGAGCAAATCGAAGCCGACGCCAACCTCGCCGAACGCAAGGCTCGGGCCTTGAAATGGCAACGGCAATTGACCGACGCCCGTAATGGCATCCAGGTGCTCAAGCAGGAAATGCTGCAAGACCCGGCCACCAGTTTCAATCCACCGTCCAGTGCTCAATAA
- a CDS encoding EAL domain-containing response regulator has product MLRALGCREVFEASDGAQALAVLQAQGPVDIALCDLQMEGMDGLEFLQRVGASGQVKSIIISSSLSADLRRAVHQIVSLLGLVLLGDVGKPLHAEVLAHLLKKYLYNPPAEYLSGNAVELATEQDVRRALAEQQLQPWYQPKFNLLTGEVCGVEVLCRWQHPLQGIISPAVFMPILERCGLMDELLFTQLDQALRLQRHLRHRGFTLNMAFNLQALQLANSELTSTIKGILAAHSASGFSLTFELTESGLLEAPAISLESLVRLRMMGCRLSIDDFGAGFSSLQRLCQLPFTEIKLDAEFVRTLEHEPRCRAVISSTLALGETLGMAVVIEGIETDAQRQQLLELGCTQGQGYWYARPMSGDDLLNWLQLRGETRSVS; this is encoded by the coding sequence ATGCTCCGGGCGTTAGGGTGCCGTGAGGTCTTCGAGGCCAGTGACGGTGCTCAGGCGTTGGCCGTTCTGCAAGCACAAGGTCCGGTGGATATCGCCCTTTGTGATTTACAGATGGAAGGCATGGACGGCCTGGAGTTTTTGCAGCGGGTCGGCGCGTCGGGGCAGGTGAAGTCAATCATCATCAGCAGTTCGCTCTCGGCGGATCTGCGTCGGGCGGTGCATCAGATTGTCTCTCTGCTCGGCCTGGTATTGCTGGGTGATGTCGGCAAGCCGTTGCATGCAGAAGTACTGGCGCATCTACTGAAAAAATACCTGTACAACCCACCCGCTGAATACCTGTCGGGGAATGCCGTGGAGCTGGCCACCGAACAAGACGTGCGGCGGGCATTGGCCGAGCAGCAATTGCAGCCCTGGTACCAACCCAAGTTCAATCTGCTGACCGGCGAAGTCTGCGGCGTCGAGGTGCTCTGTCGCTGGCAGCACCCGTTGCAGGGCATTATTTCGCCCGCGGTGTTCATGCCGATCCTGGAGCGTTGCGGGTTGATGGATGAGTTGCTGTTCACCCAACTGGATCAAGCATTGAGGCTGCAGCGACACCTCAGGCATCGTGGTTTCACGCTGAACATGGCGTTTAACCTGCAAGCGCTGCAATTGGCCAACAGCGAGCTGACTTCAACCATCAAAGGCATTCTGGCGGCGCATTCGGCGTCCGGCTTCAGCCTGACCTTCGAGCTGACCGAAAGTGGCCTGCTGGAAGCACCGGCCATCAGCCTGGAAAGCCTGGTGCGGCTGCGGATGATGGGTTGCCGGCTGTCGATCGACGATTTCGGTGCCGGGTTCTCATCGCTTCAGCGTCTGTGTCAGTTACCGTTCACCGAGATCAAGCTCGATGCCGAGTTCGTCCGCACCCTGGAACACGAGCCACGGTGCCGGGCAGTGATCAGCAGCACCCTGGCGCTGGGTGAAACCCTCGGCATGGCGGTGGTGATTGAAGGTATCGAAACCGATGCGCAACGCCAGCAGTTGCTGGAACTGGGGTGCACGCAAGGGCAGGGTTACTGGTATGCGCGGCCAATGAGTGGGGATGATCTGTTGAACTGGTTGCAACTGCGCGGCGAAACCCGGTCCGTTTCCTGA
- the dkgB gene encoding 2,5-didehydrogluconate reductase DkgB, protein MSIPAFGLGTFRLQGQVVIDSVSTGLELGYRVIDTAQIYENETEVGQAIAASGIAREELFITSKIWVANFAKDRLIESLKESLNKLQTDYLDLTLIHWPSPDDQVPVEEFMGALLEAKQLGLTRKIGVSNFTVDLMQQAIAAIGAENIATNQVELHPYLQNRKVVEFAQSQGIQITSYMTLAYGEVLKDPLIQQIADRLQATPAQVTLAWAMQLGYAVIPSSTKRTNLQGNLQACALTLSDADMALIAGLDRGQRLTSPKGIAPQWD, encoded by the coding sequence ATGTCTATTCCCGCATTCGGTCTTGGTACGTTTCGCCTGCAAGGCCAGGTGGTCATCGATTCGGTGAGCACCGGTCTTGAGCTGGGCTACCGGGTCATCGATACCGCGCAAATCTATGAAAACGAAACAGAGGTCGGTCAGGCCATCGCCGCCAGCGGCATTGCCCGTGAAGAGCTGTTCATCACCAGCAAAATCTGGGTCGCCAACTTTGCCAAAGACCGGTTGATCGAGAGCCTCAAAGAGAGCCTGAATAAACTGCAAACCGATTACCTGGACCTGACGCTGATCCACTGGCCGTCGCCGGACGATCAGGTGCCGGTCGAAGAATTCATGGGCGCGCTGCTCGAAGCCAAACAACTGGGCCTGACCCGGAAGATTGGCGTGTCAAACTTCACGGTCGACCTGATGCAACAGGCCATTGCCGCCATCGGTGCCGAGAACATCGCCACCAACCAGGTCGAGCTGCACCCGTACCTGCAAAACCGCAAGGTTGTCGAATTCGCCCAAAGCCAAGGCATTCAAATCACCTCTTACATGACCCTGGCCTACGGCGAAGTGCTGAAAGATCCGCTCATCCAGCAAATCGCCGATCGCCTTCAGGCGACACCGGCCCAGGTCACGCTGGCGTGGGCCATGCAACTGGGGTACGCGGTCATTCCCTCTTCCACCAAACGCACCAACCTGCAAGGCAATCTGCAAGCCTGCGCCCTGACCCTGAGCGATGCCGACATGGCGCTGATCGCGGGCCTGGATCGCGGCCAGCGGCTGACCAGCCCCAAAGGCATCGCGCCGCAGTGGGATTGA
- a CDS encoding fimbrial protein, whose product MFKSSGAVLGLSLVAGMAMADCQFTQGAPAFNTMQLLGGSITVGRDVPLGAEVYRQTFQVPANTVINCSVESVNIQRVRTLPVIPLPLSSWAGSPWGGHVYQTGVPGIGVAVWNAGTAMPFTQNYGNCGGGTASCNWTNVQGSMAFDLSFIKIGDVSPGTIQGASLPTMDQKWVSTNTLDVQRVNVSGSLNVVSRTCSTPDVQVPMGTHLLSEFSGKNSFTPWKDFSIALNNCPAFDGYYQGTGPRWLNDGTSNNLDSRKNNVLQVRLDPTRAAITPNLGIMSLNPSAPGDDPAATGVGLQVADNSGTPLQLATLRASGITPRPQEGASYTIPLKARYIQTEDSITAGPANATATFTINYY is encoded by the coding sequence ATGTTCAAGTCGAGTGGGGCGGTACTGGGGTTGTCGTTGGTAGCGGGGATGGCGATGGCTGATTGTCAGTTCACGCAAGGCGCTCCTGCGTTCAATACCATGCAGCTGCTGGGCGGCAGTATCACTGTTGGACGAGATGTTCCGCTGGGAGCTGAAGTCTATCGGCAGACCTTTCAAGTCCCGGCCAATACCGTAATCAATTGTTCGGTGGAAAGCGTAAACATACAGCGTGTCCGCACATTGCCGGTGATTCCGTTGCCTTTATCCAGTTGGGCCGGGTCACCGTGGGGAGGGCATGTTTACCAGACCGGTGTCCCTGGTATCGGCGTTGCAGTCTGGAACGCTGGCACGGCGATGCCGTTCACTCAGAACTATGGCAACTGTGGAGGTGGGACTGCTAGCTGTAATTGGACAAATGTTCAAGGCTCCATGGCATTTGACTTGTCTTTTATCAAGATTGGTGACGTATCCCCCGGCACTATCCAGGGGGCCTCTTTGCCGACCATGGATCAAAAATGGGTCAGTACCAACACCCTTGATGTCCAGCGTGTAAACGTTTCAGGTAGCTTGAATGTAGTCTCCCGCACCTGCTCGACGCCAGATGTACAGGTGCCCATGGGCACGCACCTGCTCAGCGAGTTCTCTGGCAAAAATAGCTTTACACCCTGGAAGGATTTCTCCATCGCGCTGAACAATTGTCCTGCGTTCGATGGTTACTATCAGGGCACCGGCCCTCGCTGGTTGAACGACGGCACCAGCAACAACCTGGACTCGCGCAAGAATAACGTGCTGCAAGTGCGCCTGGACCCGACCCGAGCTGCGATCACTCCTAACCTGGGAATCATGAGCCTTAACCCCAGCGCTCCCGGCGACGATCCGGCGGCCACTGGTGTCGGTCTGCAAGTCGCCGACAACAGCGGCACGCCGTTGCAATTGGCTACATTGCGCGCCAGCGGTATCACGCCCAGGCCGCAGGAAGGCGCCAGTTACACCATCCCGTTGAAGGCACGCTACATCCAGACCGAGGACAGCATCACCGCCGGCCCGGCGAATGCCACCGCGACCTTCACCATCAATTACTACTGA
- a CDS encoding response regulator transcription factor, with translation MKSVLIVDDHPVVRAAVKIVLEKEGFKRIYEAASGSEALSMLREHSPTLVVLDLVMPEGDGLDVLERIKTSDLSCQVLVFSSLDPQFFQNRCMRAGAMAYVAKTNVLSQLQKAVHAVMTGYTYFARLPSGSQNPLQRSEKQLINKLSNRELTILQYLARGMTNKAIGELMHLSHKTVSTYKTRLIDKTGVNAAVHLRDFAKRNRLI, from the coding sequence ATGAAGTCAGTGCTGATTGTGGACGATCATCCGGTGGTACGCGCCGCAGTCAAAATCGTATTGGAGAAGGAGGGTTTCAAACGGATTTATGAGGCTGCCAGCGGCAGTGAGGCGTTGTCGATGCTCCGAGAGCATTCACCCACGCTGGTGGTGCTGGATCTGGTCATGCCCGAAGGCGATGGGCTGGATGTGCTGGAACGGATCAAGACTAGTGATTTGTCGTGCCAGGTGCTGGTGTTCTCGTCGCTGGATCCGCAATTCTTTCAAAATCGTTGCATGCGCGCCGGGGCCATGGCGTATGTCGCCAAGACCAACGTTCTGAGTCAATTGCAAAAGGCCGTGCATGCGGTCATGACCGGTTACACCTACTTCGCACGGCTGCCTTCGGGTTCGCAGAACCCCCTGCAACGCAGCGAAAAACAGCTAATCAACAAACTCTCCAACCGTGAGCTGACGATCTTGCAATACCTGGCCCGGGGCATGACCAACAAGGCAATCGGCGAGCTTATGCACTTGAGTCACAAGACTGTCAGCACCTATAAGACCCGTTTGATCGACAAAACCGGGGTGAACGCGGCGGTGCACTTGCGGGACTTCGCCAAGCGTAATCGTTTGATCTGA
- a CDS encoding LysR substrate-binding domain-containing protein gives MVEDLNTLYYFTQVVEHHGFAPAGRALDMPKSKLSRRIAELEERLGVRLLHRTSRHCSLTEIGQAYYQRCLAMRVEAESAAELIERNRSEPQGLVRISCPTALLNSWVGPMLTRYMLKYPLVELFIESTNRRVDLIHEGFDIALRVRFPPLENTDMVMKVLGNSIQSLVGIPAFLQRLSSPATPADLSGLPSVHWGGAQREYQWELFGADGASALIRHTPRMVTDDLLALRHAVLAGIGIAHLPNVVVRDEIAAGRLVELVPGWTPKCGIVHAIFPSRRGLLPSVRTLIDFLGEEFSHSDIA, from the coding sequence ATGGTGGAAGACCTCAACACCCTGTACTACTTCACCCAAGTGGTGGAGCACCACGGTTTCGCCCCGGCCGGGCGCGCGCTGGACATGCCCAAATCCAAACTCAGCCGACGCATCGCCGAGCTCGAAGAACGCCTCGGCGTGCGCCTGCTGCACCGCACCAGCCGGCATTGCTCGTTGACCGAAATCGGCCAGGCTTATTACCAGCGCTGCCTGGCCATGCGGGTGGAAGCCGAAAGCGCCGCCGAACTGATCGAACGCAATCGCTCCGAACCCCAAGGCCTTGTGCGCATCAGTTGCCCGACGGCGCTGCTGAATTCCTGGGTCGGGCCGATGCTGACCCGCTACATGCTCAAATACCCGTTGGTGGAGTTGTTTATCGAAAGCACCAACCGCCGGGTCGACCTGATTCACGAAGGGTTCGATATCGCTCTGCGAGTGCGCTTTCCACCGCTGGAAAACACCGACATGGTGATGAAGGTGCTGGGCAACAGCATCCAAAGCCTGGTGGGTATTCCGGCATTTCTGCAGCGCCTGTCATCACCGGCCACGCCGGCTGATCTCAGCGGTCTGCCGAGCGTGCATTGGGGTGGCGCGCAGCGTGAATATCAGTGGGAATTGTTCGGCGCCGACGGTGCCAGCGCGCTGATTCGTCATACCCCGCGCATGGTCACCGACGACTTGCTGGCCTTGCGTCACGCGGTGCTCGCCGGCATCGGCATCGCTCACCTGCCCAACGTGGTGGTGCGTGATGAGATTGCCGCCGGTCGACTGGTGGAACTGGTGCCGGGCTGGACACCCAAGTGCGGGATCGTGCATGCGATCTTCCCCTCACGACGCGGATTGTTGCCGTCGGTGCGGACCTTGATCGACTTTCTGGGCGAGGAATTCAGCCATAGCGATATTGCTTAG
- a CDS encoding response regulator yields the protein MTNKTLRILIADEQHFHRMKTERLFNQLDYYRVAPVQSLAEMLSLVEYGCEPFDLVVINASLAVGALDLPGFFLDNSQVRHALIYASAMPDFASIQRLMTLIDPPACEAAPSLNQERYRQRIG from the coding sequence ATGACCAACAAAACCTTGCGTATCCTGATCGCCGACGAGCAGCATTTTCACCGGATGAAAACCGAACGGCTGTTCAATCAGCTCGATTACTACCGGGTGGCGCCGGTGCAAAGCCTTGCGGAGATGCTGTCCTTGGTCGAGTACGGCTGCGAGCCCTTTGATCTGGTCGTCATCAATGCCTCACTGGCAGTTGGAGCATTGGACCTGCCTGGATTTTTCCTCGATAACAGCCAGGTTCGTCACGCCTTGATCTACGCTTCGGCGATGCCGGATTTTGCATCAATTCAACGGCTGATGACGCTCATCGATCCGCCTGCGTGTGAAGCTGCACCCTCCTTGAATCAAGAGCGATATCGGCAACGGATTGGTTGA
- a CDS encoding OmpA family protein: protein MRTSLLLPAVSVMGLMLAGCATPPENPQLLQARDHFSTLQSKPESSTLAAIETKDAFTALNKADQASLVDRKAPQVEQLAYLASQKIAVAEQTIAGRKAEADLKNIDAERTRVQLDVRTQQLKALQALKAKKTERGEVVTFGDVLFDTGKADLKYGSQRNFQQLAQYLSDNPERKVRIEGFTDDVGSDAFNQRLSERRADAVASALKQMGIGGDRLLTTGYGKQYPIADNSDARSRQLNRRVEVIISYGASVVGTRN from the coding sequence ATGCGAACTTCTCTGCTGTTGCCTGCTGTTTCCGTCATGGGCCTGATGCTTGCCGGTTGCGCCACGCCACCAGAAAATCCACAGCTGCTGCAGGCCCGCGACCACTTCAGCACCCTGCAAAGCAAACCCGAGTCGAGCACGCTTGCGGCCATCGAAACCAAGGACGCATTTACCGCACTGAACAAGGCAGACCAGGCCTCACTCGTCGATCGCAAGGCGCCGCAGGTCGAGCAATTGGCGTACCTGGCCAGCCAGAAAATCGCCGTGGCTGAGCAAACCATCGCCGGGCGCAAAGCCGAAGCCGATCTGAAAAACATCGACGCTGAGCGCACTCGGGTGCAACTCGACGTGCGCACTCAGCAACTCAAGGCCTTGCAAGCGTTGAAGGCAAAGAAGACCGAGCGAGGCGAGGTGGTCACCTTCGGTGACGTGTTGTTCGACACCGGCAAGGCCGACCTGAAGTACGGCAGCCAGCGCAACTTTCAGCAACTGGCGCAGTACCTGTCCGATAACCCGGAGCGCAAGGTGCGCATCGAAGGCTTCACCGATGACGTGGGCAGCGATGCGTTCAACCAGCGCCTGTCCGAGCGTCGTGCCGATGCGGTGGCATCTGCCCTCAAGCAAATGGGCATCGGTGGCGACCGTTTGCTCACCACGGGTTACGGCAAGCAATACCCGATTGCCGACAACAGCGATGCCCGCTCGCGGCAACTGAACCGTCGGGTGGAGGTGATCATCTCCTACGGCGCGTCTGTGGTCGGTACACGTAACTGA